The DNA sequence ctAAATGTTAAAAGCAATGTGAAAGCAAAAGCAAATAAACCCTTATGCTATTTTAATAGCATGTGCTTTCTCAATAAAAGAGTTTATATAaattcagacagagagagagatgtatacATTTAAATCAATATTTGAATTTCTTTATTTCACTGGACTTTgactcatctctgttcattaaaatttgATATGTAGTTATTATTTCCCTAAAGCCTTAAAATAGCCGTAGACATAACTCTAAACCACCTCTTTCTTTCAGTACTGGTAGATCTATGAATATGATTTTAGTCCCTGCTTTTGTCTCCACCCATGGCATGGGTCCCTAAGGATTGTATGAAACACCTGTCTACCTGTCTGAGTCTGGTTTTGGAAACCAGCACTGCAGATTCAAAGGGTGTTGATAACCCTGATGTGTCTAGCGgataaaaacaccacaaggacaAATTAAGATAGAAACTTTgattttcatttatatatatttgtatattaatgtgtgtgtttgctatCCAAATAAATACTAGTATCTCCATTATTGATTTTTAGTTTGATACACAATTtgagcacagcagctgtccaATCAATTTCATGATTAATGGACCAATATAAATGCTACAAGataacttggaataaaatattttacaatgacTTCCAGTGAAAGttgagaaggtttttttttccttctataaAGTTAGTACTTTTGAtatgtatgtttttctttggacagtgatataAATACTTGATACGATTCTGTCACATATGCACTGgctacattatattatataaatttatatttaataggTGTTATTTTAAAGTCTATATTCTCACTTAGGCACAGCTCTGAGGGCCATATGGTTGAGTACGTGGCGATTCTTCACCAATCAGTTCACCCTATTTCCATGACGCGGACCAATAGCGATGCGCCGTGCATTGCGTCACTGTGGGCGATTCCTAAGTGAACTCGTACTCTGATTGGACGGTTCTTCTCGGGAGGAAGTGCTGTAATGGTGTAGAGTTGTAGCGCTAAAACCGGCTTGCAGTGACACCTAAATATAGGAAAATCGGTGAGTTTTAACTTGTACATATAGTGCGATGTCTTTCTTACAGTTATTCTTAATTATGCCCTTTGATGTTACTGTAAAACGGTACTTTAACCCGAACACCGCTTTAGATGGCTTCATCTTCGagttcccgttccaccttaaaaagtgtAGTTTTTACATTGTGCTTGAGgcacgatttaaggtggaacgtaaaCCTGAAATTATACCAAATGTATAGCTAAGTATAAAGGTGATGTGAAGTGTTGTCTAATGTAAGTGTACACATTGTTTACGGCATTATATACATCTAATGCATATGGTTAAATATGATTTACAACACTTTAAGGggttaaaacacaaacaaggaCAGCATTTGAATTCAGGAATGAAGAACATGAACGTTTTTAACAACTTTTTCGAAAAGAATCAGTGTTTAAATTGATAACTGCCATTCATAAGTTTTCAGAGGAATTAACGGTTGTATGAATCACAGGGGAGTATGATGTCAATATTGCCCACTGAAGTTTGCCTCAATTAAATTGCACCCACCGAGTGCATATTTCATTCATGGAGATGTCAACAAGTCATTCACCGTTTAATATGAAATAGTTTACTGCAGAGAAACATATAAACTCAAATATCTATATATTGGTGGTGATTAACGGTTGGAATATCTCCGACACAAATATAGCCTTTTAATATACCTTCCAAATTAAATTGTAAATCTGCTTGTTTTTCTGTTAACTGTTGACACTGGGAAAGCAATGGTACATGATTTTGCCGTAAAACACCCTAAatataccccccccccaccataAATTCATAAGGTACGTTTTAAACCTAACCTTATTTCAGATATTGTAAATTAATAACTTTGGCAGCAGGCATGTattcaaaaatattattaataattttctttagggtagctttttaaaaaaatctgtgatTTAGAATTCTGCAGTTAACCCTTTTCACGCTTGCTTCCTCCACAGGCACTCTGTGTGTGGAGAAAAGACTGAAGAGAAGAGGATGGAACTGTGGCCTTTGCTGCTCTGTGTCTCACTCGGTGTAGTTCACATCTCCAGTAAACCAATGGAGAAGAAAGACCGTGTTCATCATGATGCTCCACTCAGTGAGAAGCAGCATGAGGATGATGAGAATTTTGACTATGACCATGAGGCCTTTCTTGGCCAAGAGGAGGCAAAGACATTTGACCAGCTGACTCCTGAAGAGAGCAAGGAAAGACTAGGGTATATGTAATTGCTCACACAAATGCAGGCCTTTCTGACCAATATGATGGCCAGTGATGATACTCAATTTCTCTTTTTGTGTCTTTGTCTTTACACAGTATTATCATTCAAAAAATAGACGAGGATAAAGATGGCTTTGTTACTGTGGAAGAGTTGAAGAAATGGATCAAACATGCTCAGAAGCGCTGGATCTACGATGACGTTGACCGGCAGTGGCAGTCTCATGACCTTAATGGAGATGCATATGTTTCCTGGGAAGAGTACAAGAATGCTACATATGGCTACATTCTtggtgtgttttgtatttacaaATGTAGACAGACAGTAACAGATTAAGTAGTCATTACTGAGTTGAGTGATAAACTTAGCCCATGATATTATCTGACTCACGGTAATGGGTTCAGCTTTGATGTTCTTTCAACATTTTGAACAAAACTGCAGTgaagaaaaagaacattttgcacAACTTTCTAACAATGCTAGAGAGTTCAACTATTTCCTGGCTAAGTATCAGCAAAAACCCTAACATATTACATAAAGAGGAGCTAAGTTGCTTATTTTGCTGACTAAATTGACCAAGCAGGAAGTTTGGCTTCAGAGGGTAGACCCCAGGGAAGCAGGAGTAATGCTGGTGCTAATTGTTTGCAGGTGCAATTGCATTTGATGGTATAATTAACAGACTGTATATTCTCCATAATgcaatattgcaatgcacaatGCATTTTTACACTGCTAGCTTTATATATTGGAATTTTGTGAAAGTTTGTGTAGGTAACTGATGATTGTCTGTTTCGGTGCAGATGAGTCTGATCCTGAAGATGGTTTTAACTACAGGCAGATGATGGCAAGAGATGAGCGGCGTTTTAAAATGGCTGACAAAAATGGTGACCTGCATGCAGATAAAGAGGAGTTCACAGCCTTCCTTCACCCTGAAGAGTATGACTACATGAAGGATATTGTAGTTTTGGTATGTCTAAAAGCTTTTAGTAAgatgtttacatttatgttgTGTTAAAGTAGCAATGCTGTTGTGAGTTTCTATAtgataattttataaataatcattttaattaataataataatttttgccAAATATAACTCTGGGTAAACGTTTGGGTAAAGTTCGCATTACCATCCAATTTTGTTTATGTTGCTAATGGTTAATATTTAACTTTCTGATCATTAGGAGACCATGGAGGACATTGATAAAAATGGAGATGGTTTAATTGACTTGGAAGAGTACATTGGTGAGTAGTACGGGGGGGGGGATAAATATTATTGTGTAAAAGTCccttttgtttgatttgtttttttaattgtaaccTCATGATTAATTTTcacctttttttctgtttcctcCCCACCATCCAATCTCCCTTAGGTGACATGTACAGTCAGAATGTAGACTCAACAGAGCCAGAGTGGgttaagacagagagagaacagttcACTGAATTTAGAGATAAAAATAAAGATGGCCACATGGATAAGGAGGAGACAAAGGACTGGATTCTGCCCTCAGACTACGATCATGCAGAAGCAGAGGCCAAACACCTGGTCTACGAATCTGACACAGACAAGGTGAGAGTGAGCACCAATATCACAATTCTCAGAGACgtatgtaaaattaaaatgaaagtaaaaacTGCTTTTGACCTGTATTACACTGAaaacatcacaacacacacacagagaaagatcACCTTACCTACCGTGGAATACAGGCTTGGTTATGCTTTGTGAGTGTTTTGCTGTGGTTGTCAGAGTTTGCCTTGAATCTGTACAGGGCACAGTGAAATCTCAAGTCTATAAAAGCATTCCAAAGCTAAATGTACAGCCATGTGTAAGAAGGCTTTGTCCTAGACACAGTTCCTGAGTCCTGCAGTTTTCTGTGAAAGCTTTTAATGGTTGTTAAAATATTTGGTTAAATGTCCTTAATTTTGTCACTTACTCTGttaaatattctttttaattAAGTTCTAAAGCAAaaatagtttttatttactatGGAATAaactgttctccccgtgttcgcgtgggtttcctccgggtgctctggtttcctcccacagtccaaaaaacacacgtt is a window from the Hoplias malabaricus isolate fHopMal1 chromosome 11, fHopMal1.hap1, whole genome shotgun sequence genome containing:
- the calub gene encoding calumenin-B; translation: MELWPLLLCVSLGVVHISSKPMEKKDRVHHDAPLSEKQHEDDENFDYDHEAFLGQEEAKTFDQLTPEESKERLGIIIQKIDEDKDGFVTVEELKKWIKHAQKRWIYDDVDRQWQSHDLNGDAYVSWEEYKNATYGYILDESDPEDGFNYRQMMARDERRFKMADKNGDLHADKEEFTAFLHPEEYDYMKDIVVLETMEDIDKNGDGLIDLEEYIGDMYSQNVDSTEPEWVKTEREQFTEFRDKNKDGHMDKEETKDWILPSDYDHAEAEAKHLVYESDTDKDGQLTKQEIVDKYDLFVGSQATDFGEALVRHDEF